The window GGATTGTCAAGTGGCTGGACGAGTTCATGAGGGCCCCCGGCGGCGGCTACTACGCGAGCCAGGACGCCGACGTGGAGGGGGAGGAGGGCGGGTACTACCGCTGGAGCTTGGAGGAGCTGAGGTCCATCCTCGGCGGGAGGTACGGCGTAGCCGCGAGGCACTTCGGCCTGGAGGACTTCGACTGGCCCGAGGGCAAGGCCACGCTTAGAGTCGCCGTGCCTATGGAGGGGCCGGAGGTTGAGGAGGTGTACCGGATACTGCTGGAGGCCAGACGGCGCCGGAAGCCGCCGTTCGTGGACAAGACTATATACGTCGGCTGGAGCTGCGCGATGGCCTACGCCGAGCTCCTCTCGGCCCGCCTCGCAGGCGTCGGGGACAGACGGCACGCCCTCGACACGCTCGAGCTCATCGCGAGGAGGTACGGCTCCGACGGCGCCCTGCCCCGCGGCTACCGGGGAGGCTCGCCCATCGGCGTCCCCACCGTGGAGGACTACGCCTACTGCGCCCTCGCGCTCGTGGAGGGCTTCTCCCAAACCGGCGACCTCCGGCTTGTCGAGGCCGCCGACAAGCTGGGCGGCGATCTGGCCTCCAAGTTCCTGGACGCCGGCGGCTTCAAGGACGTGGAGAAGGCAGACGACGTCGTCGGGATCCCCAACTACCCCTTCCTCGACACCCCCAACTTCTCCGGCAACTCTCTGGCGGCCATCTCCCTGGCCCTTCTCTCCGAGATTACGGGGCGGCGGGAGTACAGAGACGCGGCGTATGGGGCCGTGTCCGCCCTCTACGGCAAGATGGAGCGCGTGGGGCCGTCCGCATCCGGCATGTGGATAGCGCTGGACCTCCTCGCGGTGCCGCCGCCGAGGACTGTCGTGGTCGGAGACTCGCCGGAGCTGTGGAGGGCCGCCCTGGAGGCCTATCGGCCGTGGCACGTCGTCGTGCCTGTCGTGGAGGGCTGGCCTTTCCCCGAGTCCTCGATAAGGGCCATGGCGCGCGGGCCCAAGCCCGCGGCCTACGTCTGCGCTGGCACTGCCTGTAGCATGCCGATAAGGGATCCGGACGAGTTGCGGAGGGCCGTTGAGGCCTTCGCGAAGGACGCCTACGCCCTAAAGTAGCGCCCCAAATTTTTAAGCCCCGGCCCCCACATCTCCGTGGGCCACGTGTGGGTGGACGCCGTGGTGGCAAACGCCGAGGGGACCGCCCGCAAGTCGGTGAGGGCCTTAGTGGACACCGGCGCCACGCTGACTGTTCTGCCCAGAAGCCTCGCCGACGCGCTGGGCATAAAGCCCCACTCGATCTCTAGAGTGGAGACGGGCGCCGGCGTGGTCACGATGGAGCGGGGGAGGGCCTACGTCGAGATAATGGGCCGCGGCGAGGTCGTCCCCGTCTTGATCTCGGACGTGGCGGACAAGGTGCTCATAGGCGTCACCACGCTGGAGATCCTCGAGCTGGAGGTCGACCCAGTGACGGGGAGGCTGAAGGAGAGGGCTCTGCTTCTCTACACAGTCGTGGAGTCCGGGCCTAGAGGCCGATTTTAACATCTGAATTGTCGACTATGCGGCGACGGCTTTGCGTATCCAGCACCGTCCGGCATCATAGAGACTGAAAGTCTCCTCACAACGCTGATCAAAGAGGATCTAACAACATCGACGCCTCGATATGGAGAGATAGATCGATGGGTACTAATATAGATAAGAATATATAATAGTACAATTTTATAAATAAGTACAAAAACCTAAAATGGAGGAAAATTTAAAAATACAGTTACACAGTAGATCAATGTCTATTCCTGGACTAGAGGCGGGCATACATGTATTTTTTGCTACTCTGGCGGCGCTGGACGCGACGGCGTTGCTCGCGATGGTATATCTCCGGGCCACTAAGTACATAAGGCCGTTG of the Thermoproteus uzoniensis 768-20 genome contains:
- a CDS encoding thioredoxin domain-containing protein is translated as MEELRLRCLQSSGSPFVLEGLNSKIRWWGWCREAFEIARREDKPVLVDVGAVWCHWCHVMDATTYSDDAVAEMVNREFVAIKVDRDERPDVDRRLQEAAQLISGQSGWPLTVFMTPEGRVIWAATYLPPRRQMGLPGMDEVLEAVVKAYRERRGEIERLHADIAAELSSWHSPSAGEPRRDAQLDVLAALAASFDEEFGGFGGAPKFPPITQLELLLTRHFYDGVGIYGKMAERTLDAMALGGVYDQLLGGFFRYSTDRLWLIPHYEKLLVDNAELLALYAKAYRHFGKRLYRKVAEGIVKWLDEFMRAPGGGYYASQDADVEGEEGGYYRWSLEELRSILGGRYGVAARHFGLEDFDWPEGKATLRVAVPMEGPEVEEVYRILLEARRRRKPPFVDKTIYVGWSCAMAYAELLSARLAGVGDRRHALDTLELIARRYGSDGALPRGYRGGSPIGVPTVEDYAYCALALVEGFSQTGDLRLVEAADKLGGDLASKFLDAGGFKDVEKADDVVGIPNYPFLDTPNFSGNSLAAISLALLSEITGRREYRDAAYGAVSALYGKMERVGPSASGMWIALDLLAVPPPRTVVVGDSPELWRAALEAYRPWHVVVPVVEGWPFPESSIRAMARGPKPAAYVCAGTACSMPIRDPDELRRAVEAFAKDAYALK
- a CDS encoding retroviral-like aspartic protease family protein; amino-acid sequence: MGHVWVDAVVANAEGTARKSVRALVDTGATLTVLPRSLADALGIKPHSISRVETGAGVVTMERGRAYVEIMGRGEVVPVLISDVADKVLIGVTTLEILELEVDPVTGRLKERALLLYTVVESGPRGRF